A window of Bradyrhizobium sp. AZCC 1719 genomic DNA:
GCGACCAGCGCCAGCGCGGTCAGCGGCGTTTCATTGGCGGGCTTGAGCACCACGGTGCAGCCGGCGGCGAGCGCCGGCGAGACTTTCCGGGTGATCATCGAACACGGGAAATTCCACGGCGTGATCGCGCCGCAGACGCCGATCGGCTGCTTGATCGCGAGTAGCCGCGCATCCGGCCGCTGGGTCGGAATGGTTTCGCCATAGACGCGGCGGGCTTCTTCGGCGAAGAATTCGACATAGGCGCCGCCGATATCGACTTCACCGAGCGCTTCCGCCAGCGGCTTGCCTTGTTCCGACGTGAGGATCAGCGCGAGATCCTCGCGGTTTGCCGCGATCAGCTCGAACCACTTTCGCAAAATGTTGGAGCGCTGTTTGGCGGTGAGCTTGGCCCAGGCGGGGAATGCACGCTCGGCGGCTTCGACGGCTTGCGTCGCTTCGGCCGTGCTGAACGCCGGGACTTTTGCGAGTTCGACACCGTTGACCGGATTGGTGACCGGGCGCGACGGCGTGCCGACCCAGGCGCCGTCGATGTAGCAGCGGTCGCGCAGCAGCGAGGAATCTTTCAGGCGGTCATGCAGCGAGGGCGTGGAGGTTTTTGAAGCGCGTGCGGCAACGGGCGGGTTCATGGCGTACTCCTCGGATTTTCTTGAAGGATTGGTCCGAGTATAGGCCCAAACCAGCGCCGATGCACCGGCGCCAGACGCGGGTCTGCTTCAAGCAATTTTGAGGGGGTTATTGGCCGTCATTCCGGGGCGATGCGAAGCATCGAACCCGGAATCTCGAGATTCCGGGTTCGCTTCGCGCCCCGGAATGACGATCCCTCACTCACGCCGCGCCGCTCATATAGGTCTCGCGGCGGCCGATCATGCGCTGCGCGGCCGCCTTGGCGTCGGCTTTGGTGGAGGTCGCGCAGGTCCGGTATTCGAGATCGGGCAATTTGGCCGTATCACGGCGGCCGAACCAGGATTTGGAGCCGACCGCAAGTTGCGCCAGCGCCTGGGCGACGTTGTCGACCGCCTCGAACGAGTACAGCGCGCCGGTACCGGCGTAGCGGACTTCGTAGATTCCGGGCGAGATCGGCGCCTCGATATTTTCGCCACGCCCGGGACGGGGATAGCGCTTCCATTCACTCCAAGTCGAAATCATTGCGTACCTGTGCACAGCCGAGAAATGACAAGCATTTTGGTTAATTTGACCCCAGCCAACGCGCTGGCGTTTGTGCTGGAAACTGAACGCCTTACTGAAAAAGATCGGCGAGGGGAATCGCAGGCCTAATCACGTTATCGTGGATGGTTAAACCGGTCACTGCCATTGCCCTGCGTCCCCGCAGAAAGCGGCGATGTGTTGCCGTTTTGTGCCGCCAGCCCGGCGCACCTGCTGCCCACCCTCCTTGCTTATCACGAGATCGCGACATCGGCGGCGGCGCCCGCCGAGCGCTTGCGGGATCACGCGGCCGGGAGGAAGATCGCGCCACTCCATAAAAACAAACGGGAGGTGCCCCATGCAAAGCAAAGCCGCGATCGATCAGGTTCTGCGTCAGAAATGCGAGGCGAAGGAAATTCCCGGCGTGGTCGCGATGGCGGCCACCAGCAAAGAGGTGATCTACCAGGGCGCGTTCGGCCAGCGCGACCTTTCCAAGGACGACGTCATGACCGCCGACAGCGTGTTCTGGATCGCCTCGATGACCAAGGCGATCACGACCGCGGCCGGCATGCAGCTCGTGGAGCAAGGCAAGCTCTCGCTCGACGAGCCGATCGGCAAGCTGCTGCCTGATTTGGCCAACCCGCAGGTGCTGGAAGGCTTTGACGCCAGCGGCGAGCCGAAGCTGCGTCCCGCCACGAAGCCGATCACGCTGCGCCAGCTCATGACCCATACGGCCGGTTTCTGCTACGAGATGTGGAACGGCGACATGGGGAAATACATGGAGAAGACCGGCACGCCCGGCGTCATCACCTGCCTGAACGCCGCGCTGAAGGCGCCGATCATGTCCGATCCCGGCACGCGCTGGGAATACGGCACCAATATCGATTTCGTCGGCAAGGCGGTGGAAGCCGTCAGCGGCAAGCGGCTCGATGTTTACCTGCACGATAACATGTTCACCCCGCTCGGCATGAACGACACCGCCTTCAAGATCACCGATGCGATGCGCCAGCGGCTGGTCGGCATGCATGCCCGCGGCCCGGATGGCTCGCTGGCGCCAATCCCGTTCGAACTCGAACAGGCGCCGGAATTTCACATGGGCGGCGGCGGCCTCTACGGCACCGCGGCCGACTACATCAAGTTCACCCAGATGATCCTCAACAAGGGCCGCGGCAACGGCAACGAGGTGCTGAAGCCCGAGACGGTCGCGCTGATGAGCCAGAACCACATCGGCGATCTCACGATGGGCAAGATGGTGACGGTGGCACCGATCTACACCAACGACGTCGATCTCTATCCCGATATCGTCAAGAAGTGGGGGCTCTCGTTCCTCATCAACACCGCTCCGACGGCCGAGGGGCGCAGCACCGGCAGCCTGGCCTGGGCCGGCCTCGCCAACACGTATTTCTGGATCGACCCGGCGCGCGACGTCAGCGGTGTGATCCTGATGCAGTTGTTGCCGTTCGCCGACGCCACGTGCCTGGAAGCCTTTGCGGGATTTGAGCGCGGGGTGTACGCCGGGCTCGATGCCGGCAGCGGCCAACGCGCGGCGTGAGTGCAAGAGGCGACGCGATCGCCTTTGCTCTTCGTGCGTCACAGCAAGCTCCCTCCGTTCCCTCTCCCCTTGCGGGAGAGGGTCAGGGAGAGGGGTAAGCCGCGAGCGCCGGTGTGTGTGGCTTACCCCTCTCTCCAACTCTCCCCCGCAAGGGGGGAGAGGACGCAGCGGAGTTCGTGGCGAGCATCTGGAAAATGAACAACGAGAGCGGCGACGCTTTCGCGTGTCGCACTCCCTCACCTCACCCACAGACGTCATGCCCCGCGCATGCGGGGCATCCAGTACGCTGCGGCCTATCGATTCAATCATCGCTGTCTCTGGATCGTCATGGCAATGACGGGAGGTAGCGACACGCCCACAGCCGTCATCCCCGCGAAGGCGGGGATCCAGTACGCCGCGGCTTCTCGGTTCAATTACCGCTGTCTCTGGGATACTGGGTCACCCGCCGGAGCCTGTCATCGGGCGCGCATTCGCGCGACCCGTTGGCGGGTGACGACAAGAGAGTGTGCGGCGCTGTCATTGTTCGTCAAACACACCTTCGCGATCTCGCGACATGAACTGCCCGAGGTTTGCATCTTCGTTCGCCCTCCCTAGGAACAGAGGGCGCAGGGAAGACCGGGTGCGCGCTGCACCCGCGGTCTCGTGTGCAATTGCGCAAAAAGAACGCGCACACGAGCATACAGGTCCAGCGGAGAGCATCCGGCCTTCCCTGCGCAATGGTTTTACGGCGTACTTCGCGCTCTCCCCGGTGTGCGAATTCCTTTAGCCACCGTCATCCGCGGATTGATGGATGGGGTCGGCCCGGTCGGGCCGGCACATCCTCCGCGGACTTGACACCAGCCACGGGTGCCAGGACCACACGACTTGGCCGTACGCGGCACGCCTTTACGCCAGAAGCTTCGACGGGCTTGGTACCTATCCGCCGAGATCTAGCGAGAGGCGCTTTCAGCATCGGTCGTCTGCGTGCCGTCCCTTCGCTCACGAACTCAAGAAGAGCCCGCCCTGCGACGACGTCTGCGCGCCCGACGCTGCCGCGTCCACCGCACCCCGCCCCGCGTTTAGTGACGATCGCGAAACGCCCCTCTTTGGTGGGACGGGATGGCGGAAGTTGTACGAGTGATTTGGGTCAATCGCGAAGCGAATTATTTTTGCGGGAGGGGCGGTTTTTGATTTGCGTTGTCGGGCAAATCAGTGCTGGGGCGATGCGGAGCTTCGCTACCGCTTCAGCATCGGAATTTGAACAAGTCGACTTTTACTTGCGCAAATTGCGGTACGGAGTCGGGCCCACGTTCTTATCAACCCCTCAGGCGTGACAGCTCTTATCGAGCATTCCCACAGGACTATGACACGCCAACCTTGGAGGTGAAGTTGCTGAATTGCACGGCTGTCGCGAACACAAGTGTCGGAGATCTTTGTTCTCCAGAATTCGGTGCGCGTAGCGGGGAGCTTCGAGAGATGGCACCCATGACCATGCCAGAAGCAGCCATTGACAAAGATTGCGACGTTGTACTTGCGGAGTACAAGATCGGGGGAACCAGGCAGCGTCCGCACATGAATTCTGAACCGGAAGCCCATCGCATGGAGCGCTGAACGGACAAGAAGCTCGGGCTTAGTATTGCGGCCGCGGATGCGGCTCATGTTAAGCTGGCGCTGAGCGGGTGTAAGGACGTCCATCTTACCTACGCTTGACGCCACGCTTGCGATTGGCGTCCACTTTAGCCATTGAGTCCCGAACCCGCTGACGTGAAGCGGCTTTGGAGTCCGGTTTCCAATTTTGCGCTTGCGTCAGAAAATCCTCGTCACCGATTTCAGACAGCCTCAACTCATCATCCATCTTAATCCGGATCGGCAGTGGGAAGCGAACCACTTGTCCGCTTACGATCCCCTGGCCGGGGCCAAAGCCGGGTATCATTCGCGCATCAGAGTCGGTCAAGTTTTCCATTACTCTACGCACAAACGTTTGATCGTTTGGGTTGACCACACGGAGAATTAGAAACGAATTGCACTGCGACACAATGGTTTCATCCAACCGGCTCGGACGCTGCGAGATTAACATTAGGCCGGTTCCGAACTTCCGCCCTTCAGTAATTATTCTGCGGATCACAGCGAGCGAAACCGCGTCGTCGGTCTTCTCTCGAGTTGATGGAATAAAGGTATGAGCTTCCTCAACAACGGTGAAAAACGGCGCTATTCTCTCGGAGAGAGAAGCGCGGCAATTAAAGAGTGTCTCTAACGTGATGGCGGCAATCGAACATTGCGTTAGCTGGTCGTATCCGCCGAGATACAAAATAGAGGTCTGTCCTGGATGAATGATCTTCTCCGGTTCGCTGAAAGGATTTGGTAGCGCTTCAAAGGAGAGATTCTTAAGCTTGGAACTCTTACGCATCATCTCGCTGCTTCTGCGCATTGCTGACAGCTTACCTTCAACGATCCTTAAGGACCGGAGGACTGCGTACATGGTAGGCTGTCTTGCGCCCCCACCGCTGTTGGATCTGGCTTCTACCTCATTTTGAGTGATCAGACGGCGGAAATACTCAAGTGCATACTCGCCTTCGTTCGCAGGCTTTCTTGCGAATAATCCGCGGATATAGTCGGCTTGAGCTTCGGTCAAACCGTTAGTCATTTGACCGATTAGTGTCTCAACCAACCCCTCTCCGGATTTCTGCATTAGCAGCTCAGGATAGAAGAGCTTTATGGTTGTGCCGGGACTTTCTTTTTGAAGCAGCTCACGACATTTCCAAAGGCCGATGTAGTCTCCATGCGGATCCAAAATGAGCAGCGGATACTTCTGCTTGATAAGTTCCCGAATAATGCGTCTTGCTGCAACAGTTTTTCCTCCGCCAGTCATTGCCAGGATTGCGAGATGACGTGCAATCAGCCGGGGGGCGGAAAGAGCAACATCAACATCGCCGCGGGCAATCAAAGTTCCAACCGGAATATTCTGCTCTTCTTGGCGATCTCCCAGAAGGAGCTGCCGCACCGCCTCAGCCGGCGGGTGATAAACGGTTGACGCGGGCTTTACTGGATAAGTTAAGGGAAAAATGTTCGACAAGTTATCGTCGGTTGTCGCGCCAAGAATCAACGCGGCCGCTTCAAGTTGATCCAATGTGCCGGAGAGCACGGTATCTTCCAGTGAGACGGATTGCGCAGCCAGTTCCTGGGCTGCCTCCGTGGGAAAAAATGGGTTGAATCTCCTAATATCGGTAATTCGCGCCCAAACATAGATGCGATCCTGATTGCCATAACTCCCATCGGGCACCTCCATGCCCAGGGCTACTATGTCGCCAACCCGTGCCTGAAAACGACGCAAAATGAATGTAAATTCTGCTATACCCGCATTACCGACGACCGTACCAACAGCGCGCCAGTCCGTCGGAACATCCTGATCCAAGGTTGGACTAATCTGATCCATCACTCCCCCTATCGCATTGCTCCGGGACGCAACAACCAATCGCGGCTTGTCCCGCATAGGATCCTTCTCAAATTATCAAACAGTTTGTCGTCGCCGAGGTCCAAAGCGCGACGCAATGCTTGAACGGCCGTGTGAGTGTTGATTGGACGGCTCATCCAGTTCGGAATCTTTGCAAACTTATCGACGATGTCCAGCCCAACTGGAAACGCATATTGCGGGAGAAGCATAGCGCAATGAATTATGAGTGCCGCCGTCTCTTCAAATCTTTCGGCATCTTTTTCAAACATCTCGATGCGAATGGGAGCGTTCCATTCGGTCGGCTGAACATAAGAAACGATCGGCTTCGGATATTGCCCAATAATATCGTGCCAAGCCTTCGGCGCGCGTCTCATTTCGTTCCGATCAATTGCTACGGGTCGAAGAACCTCGCCTGGTTCGAGCACACAGCGGAATAGAAGTGAGTCCGTAATCCTTTGCACGTCACCATCATCATCGTCTGCGGGGTCGACCGTGGTCCTGAACCATTCTTTCCAGACTGCAGGCGAAGTAGGAAGGAGAGCAGCAATCTCATCATCATGGAGGCTATTGAGAATTGCTTTGATCACACTTGAGGTCGTGCTTTCACGCTCAATGACCCCGCAAACTACCGCCGATGATTGTTGCAATAGCTCTAGCTGACGCAGGTGCACGCTGACGAAATTAGCGTCGCGACCGACGCGGTTATTCTCGTTCGCAGGCAAGAGCTCCTTCAGAGCCATGGAAGAGAAATCCGGAAACCGATGAGCCACCCTTTCGTGCTTCATAACGTCGGTATACCGAGAAACCGGATTTACCAGCGCTCCGTGCTGGAAGACCCAACGAAAGTCAGGAAACTCCGATAATATCCTCACGCTCCCGGCCGCTTCGATTGAAATGCGTGCTGCGTCACGAAGAGCGCCAACGTCCGGAAAGCCCCCATCGTATACACTGCCGTTCTCGGCGGCGTATAATTCGGAAATTAGCAGCTTCAACGTCGTGAACGCCTCACGATCAGGCCCGCGCTGACCTGGTACGACGGAATAGCCACCGACCCGGCACGCGATCGGTGCTGATCCCAGGGAACTAAGATTAGCTAGTCCGCCATCAACGAAGCCGATGCGCGTTCCAGCGACCTTGGGCCAAAATGTCCCGTGGTCGCGACCGAGCTTTATGATACCCCCCGTCTCAAGCAAAACTTCTCTGAGTTGAGAAGCGAGCATCTCAACGTTCTGCATAAACTGTACTTGTGCAGGGGCCGACAGATCACTGGAAGCTCTGAACATCCTCTCCAAGATGCTCGGGCTCCGCAGCTTCTCTTTGATCGTGCGCTCACGTCGCGTTGCTTTTTTCTCATCACGCGGCATCGGCGCGATTGAGATTGAAATCTTCGACTTTTGCGCGGGGAGCCCGGGGACGGCAGCAGGAGCGTTCGGTGAAGGTGGGCGGGCCGTCAGCGCAACCAGTTCAGAAAAGATTGCATCTGAAGAATCAATAGTCGCAACACTGCGGTTCAAACGCGCCGTTAGCAGAGTACCCAGCCTCGCATGTTTGCCAGCGTCTGTAGCACGAGCAACGAACGTAAGCGAAATCGGAAAACTGCCATCATTTCCCTTGACGGAGCGGATAATGGCGAAATCTGCGCTATCAATCTGCGCGTAAAGCCTGCCTGCGAGCCGTTGCCCTCCCAAACGCCAGTTCTTGTGTATCTTGGCGAAACTACGTTTCGAACGCTCCTGAACAGAATCAAAAACTGTTAGGCAATCGAGCGCATCACCGCCACTTTCATACAGATCGCGGCTTAACAACTGTTGCGCAGCGGGGGCATTAATATTCAGGGCTCTTTGCTTGCTGCTTGCGGCGGCTCTGTGCGCAGCGAAAATCCCAAGGTCGGAATCCGTCAGTGACCTAACAATCAGGAGCTCCGCTGCGTCGGCCACTATCCCACCGCCTCTTTGACATCGATCCGCGATCCAGGCTCTTCCATCGAAACGCCCGCGTACATTTTCCTGATGAGAGTTTCCGCGAGACGCTGCGCAAGCAATGGCGGCACCGCATTGCCTATCTGCTTGAATGCAGGATTCATTGTTCCAGAAAAAACGAATCCATCGGGAAAGGATTGCAACCGCGCCGCCTCACGAACGGAAATCGTCCGCGCTTGGTCGCTGTCGTAATGTATGTGGCTGTAACTATCCTTCCCAAGGTGCGCCATAAGCGTGCGCGCCGGCCAATCCTCTTCCATCTTACGCCATTTGTTCGGAAACTTGTTCGGATCGTATGGCGGCACAATGCCGTCGCGCAATCTGCGCCAAGCCGCGGTGCCTGCTTCTGGCGCCACACTTTGCTTCCGTAGTTGTGCGAGCCTCTCTTCAAACATCTTCTCAGCGCAGGCGTAAGCTTGGGGGTACTGATCTCCCGGCTGAAGGCGTGAAAATAACTCGTAGTCTCGAGGCAGATAGCGGATCACATGATCATATAGCGAGGGTTTTGCTTGAAAGGCCGGCCAAGAACGCATTAACGCAGCGTATTGGCTTATTGAACGTGGGCGTGTGAACGCAATCGGAACGTTAAGCCGCCGT
This region includes:
- a CDS encoding serine hydrolase domain-containing protein produces the protein MQSKAAIDQVLRQKCEAKEIPGVVAMAATSKEVIYQGAFGQRDLSKDDVMTADSVFWIASMTKAITTAAGMQLVEQGKLSLDEPIGKLLPDLANPQVLEGFDASGEPKLRPATKPITLRQLMTHTAGFCYEMWNGDMGKYMEKTGTPGVITCLNAALKAPIMSDPGTRWEYGTNIDFVGKAVEAVSGKRLDVYLHDNMFTPLGMNDTAFKITDAMRQRLVGMHARGPDGSLAPIPFELEQAPEFHMGGGGLYGTAADYIKFTQMILNKGRGNGNEVLKPETVALMSQNHIGDLTMGKMVTVAPIYTNDVDLYPDIVKKWGLSFLINTAPTAEGRSTGSLAWAGLANTYFWIDPARDVSGVILMQLLPFADATCLEAFAGFERGVYAGLDAGSGQRAA
- a CDS encoding very short patch repair endonuclease, translating into MDVLTPAQRQLNMSRIRGRNTKPELLVRSALHAMGFRFRIHVRTLPGSPDLVLRKYNVAIFVNGCFWHGHGCHLSKLPATRTEFWRTKISDTCVRDSRAIQQLHLQGWRVIVLWECSIRAVTPEGLIRTWARLRTAICASKSRLVQIPMLKR
- a CDS encoding ATP-binding protein — encoded protein: MDQISPTLDQDVPTDWRAVGTVVGNAGIAEFTFILRRFQARVGDIVALGMEVPDGSYGNQDRIYVWARITDIRRFNPFFPTEAAQELAAQSVSLEDTVLSGTLDQLEAAALILGATTDDNLSNIFPLTYPVKPASTVYHPPAEAVRQLLLGDRQEEQNIPVGTLIARGDVDVALSAPRLIARHLAILAMTGGGKTVAARRIIRELIKQKYPLLILDPHGDYIGLWKCRELLQKESPGTTIKLFYPELLMQKSGEGLVETLIGQMTNGLTEAQADYIRGLFARKPANEGEYALEYFRRLITQNEVEARSNSGGGARQPTMYAVLRSLRIVEGKLSAMRRSSEMMRKSSKLKNLSFEALPNPFSEPEKIIHPGQTSILYLGGYDQLTQCSIAAITLETLFNCRASLSERIAPFFTVVEEAHTFIPSTREKTDDAVSLAVIRRIITEGRKFGTGLMLISQRPSRLDETIVSQCNSFLILRVVNPNDQTFVRRVMENLTDSDARMIPGFGPGQGIVSGQVVRFPLPIRIKMDDELRLSEIGDEDFLTQAQNWKPDSKAASRQRVRDSMAKVDANRKRGVKRR
- a CDS encoding DNA double-strand break repair nuclease NurA, yielding MADAAELLIVRSLTDSDLGIFAAHRAAASSKQRALNINAPAAQQLLSRDLYESGGDALDCLTVFDSVQERSKRSFAKIHKNWRLGGQRLAGRLYAQIDSADFAIIRSVKGNDGSFPISLTFVARATDAGKHARLGTLLTARLNRSVATIDSSDAIFSELVALTARPPSPNAPAAVPGLPAQKSKISISIAPMPRDEKKATRRERTIKEKLRSPSILERMFRASSDLSAPAQVQFMQNVEMLASQLREVLLETGGIIKLGRDHGTFWPKVAGTRIGFVDGGLANLSSLGSAPIACRVGGYSVVPGQRGPDREAFTTLKLLISELYAAENGSVYDGGFPDVGALRDAARISIEAAGSVRILSEFPDFRWVFQHGALVNPVSRYTDVMKHERVAHRFPDFSSMALKELLPANENNRVGRDANFVSVHLRQLELLQQSSAVVCGVIERESTTSSVIKAILNSLHDDEIAALLPTSPAVWKEWFRTTVDPADDDDGDVQRITDSLLFRCVLEPGEVLRPVAIDRNEMRRAPKAWHDIIGQYPKPIVSYVQPTEWNAPIRIEMFEKDAERFEETAALIIHCAMLLPQYAFPVGLDIVDKFAKIPNWMSRPINTHTAVQALRRALDLGDDKLFDNLRRILCGTSRDWLLRPGAMR